The following are from one region of the Paenalkalicoccus suaedae genome:
- a CDS encoding beta-galactosidase encodes MKSIQEILPNMSFGGDYNPEQWDESVWKRDAELMKKAGVNLVSVGIFSWSVLETQEDQFEFEWLDRVLDLLYEHGIYACLATATASPPAWLTKKYPDVTAVNEQGQPYHFGSRQHYSPNSPSYKRAVEKLVSALAERYKDHPGVKMWHINNEYGCHVSECYSTYSLYAFRDWLKKRYGTIEELNQAWGTSFWSQRYTEWSEIDFPVRQATFYNPGQKLDYKRFMNDSLFELYMIEKRILRDVTPTIPVFTNFMYQFKPLDYHEWAKETDVVTWDTYPDPREGVPYRHAFHHDLMRSLRHGQPFFIMEQASGHVNWRDINLTKEPGEMRLWSYSAVARGADAIMYFQWRQGKAGAEKFHSAMIPHSDSEESRTYREVQALGNELKKLGELTGSKVEAKVAILFDWENWWAVELEGKPHNKLDYMETVMAYYKPLYDVNVAIDIVHPDTDLSGYELVIAPMLYAMKESTATSFETYVRKGGKMVFSYFSGIADLHDRIYVGGYPGPIRKLLGLSIDEFVPLAEGEQVKLRDKSGVYACQTWTESIQLENAEALAAFTDTWLNEYPAVTHNRYGDGDVFYIGTSPDPEWLSEFILSRLKDAGIASPKAHQEGLEIQERTGENGRFLFLLNHSKETKTVKTGWKGVALLKDEPIDDTLTIESREVVIIKMS; translated from the coding sequence GAAATCGATTCAGGAAATTTTGCCAAACATGTCGTTTGGCGGGGACTACAATCCGGAACAATGGGATGAGTCAGTGTGGAAACGAGATGCCGAGCTTATGAAAAAGGCAGGTGTTAATCTCGTTTCCGTTGGTATATTTAGCTGGTCTGTACTTGAGACTCAGGAAGACCAGTTTGAATTTGAGTGGCTAGATCGTGTCCTTGACCTTCTCTATGAGCATGGCATCTATGCTTGTCTAGCAACCGCTACAGCCTCTCCACCAGCATGGTTAACTAAAAAGTATCCGGACGTGACAGCAGTAAATGAACAGGGCCAACCGTATCATTTTGGCTCAAGACAGCATTACTCCCCCAACAGTCCCTCCTATAAGAGAGCTGTAGAGAAACTTGTAAGCGCACTGGCAGAGCGCTATAAGGATCACCCAGGTGTGAAAATGTGGCACATCAATAATGAGTACGGCTGCCATGTTTCAGAATGCTATAGCACCTATTCTCTCTACGCTTTTCGAGATTGGCTTAAAAAGAGGTATGGGACAATTGAAGAGTTAAATCAGGCATGGGGAACCTCATTTTGGAGTCAGCGTTACACAGAATGGTCAGAAATTGATTTTCCTGTCCGACAGGCTACTTTTTATAACCCCGGACAAAAATTGGATTACAAGCGTTTTATGAATGATAGTCTATTTGAGCTGTATATGATCGAAAAGCGTATTTTGCGAGATGTAACTCCAACTATTCCTGTATTCACTAATTTCATGTATCAGTTTAAACCATTGGACTACCACGAGTGGGCGAAGGAAACAGACGTTGTAACCTGGGATACATATCCAGACCCTCGAGAGGGTGTCCCGTATAGACATGCCTTTCACCACGATTTAATGAGAAGTCTTCGCCACGGCCAGCCATTTTTTATTATGGAGCAAGCGAGCGGACATGTGAACTGGCGAGATATAAACCTAACAAAAGAACCAGGCGAGATGAGGCTGTGGAGCTACAGTGCTGTAGCACGAGGCGCTGATGCCATTATGTACTTCCAGTGGCGCCAAGGGAAAGCTGGTGCAGAGAAATTCCATTCTGCAATGATCCCTCATTCTGATTCTGAAGAAAGTAGGACGTATCGAGAAGTTCAAGCTCTTGGTAACGAGCTTAAAAAGCTAGGAGAGCTTACGGGTAGTAAAGTAGAGGCAAAGGTTGCTATTCTGTTCGACTGGGAGAATTGGTGGGCAGTTGAGCTTGAAGGGAAACCACATAATAAATTGGATTACATGGAGACAGTGATGGCGTATTACAAGCCGCTATATGACGTAAACGTAGCCATAGACATCGTACATCCGGATACAGATTTATCCGGATACGAGCTTGTTATTGCCCCCATGCTTTATGCCATGAAGGAGAGTACTGCTACCTCATTTGAAACTTATGTACGTAAGGGGGGGAAGATGGTATTTTCCTACTTTAGTGGTATAGCTGATCTGCATGACCGCATTTATGTTGGCGGTTATCCAGGTCCAATCCGAAAGCTTTTAGGTTTATCGATAGATGAATTTGTCCCCTTAGCGGAAGGTGAACAGGTTAAACTTCGTGATAAATCGGGTGTTTACGCCTGCCAAACCTGGACAGAAAGTATACAGCTTGAAAACGCAGAGGCGTTAGCTGCCTTTACCGATACTTGGCTGAATGAGTATCCTGCTGTGACGCATAATCGTTATGGTGACGGAGATGTGTTTTATATAGGAACAAGTCCAGATCCAGAATGGCTCTCCGAATTCATACTGAGTCGACTAAAGGACGCTGGAATTGCGTCCCCTAAAGCGCACCAGGAGGGCTTGGAAATTCAGGAACGAACAGGGGAGAATGGACGCTTCCTCTTCTTATTAAACCATTCAAAAGAAACAAAGACAGTAAAGACAGGATGGAAAGGTGTTGCGTTATTAAAGGATGAACCAATCGATGATACTCTAACAATTGAATCTAGAGAAGTTGTCATCATAAAAATGTCTTAA
- a CDS encoding glycoside hydrolase family 88/105 protein, producing MPKLEFNEQEIRDVIDSVVERTFNMDYPWDWPGGVAFYGITEAYKATGKSEYMDRLKDWIDQELEDGLPRLTVNASSIGHIMLSMHEYTEDEKYLNIAIEMAEYLIHDAEKFDDDVLQHTVNGDKYTFPEQAWVDTMFMAGYFLLRIGKLLDREDFFDFGLKQYHGHEKFLQDDATNLYYHGWDNIAGTNMSGIFWARGNSWAAITMARALEFVEVQHPSYMIIDGSLRDQQSALVRLQNDSGLWSTVLLNPDSYDELSGSCGIAASLLVRGKLYNKYIQKSIAGVLKNIKEDGSVMNVSAGTAVMNNQEGYEKVPAKRVQGWGQGLALVFLASLLEQRNIS from the coding sequence ATGCCAAAGCTTGAATTTAATGAACAGGAAATTAGAGATGTGATTGATAGCGTTGTGGAACGTACTTTTAATATGGACTATCCTTGGGATTGGCCAGGAGGTGTTGCATTTTATGGTATTACAGAGGCTTACAAAGCAACAGGTAAATCTGAATACATGGATCGTTTGAAGGATTGGATTGATCAAGAGCTTGAAGATGGCTTACCACGATTAACAGTAAATGCCTCTTCTATTGGACATATTATGTTGTCTATGCATGAATACACAGAGGATGAAAAATACCTGAATATTGCCATTGAAATGGCGGAATATTTAATCCATGATGCCGAAAAATTTGATGATGATGTGCTACAGCATACAGTGAATGGAGATAAGTATACGTTTCCTGAGCAAGCATGGGTAGATACGATGTTTATGGCTGGATATTTCCTACTGAGAATTGGCAAACTTCTGGATCGAGAAGATTTCTTTGATTTTGGTTTAAAACAGTACCACGGACATGAAAAATTTCTTCAAGACGACGCTACTAACCTTTACTACCACGGATGGGATAATATCGCTGGTACAAATATGTCCGGAATATTTTGGGCACGTGGGAACAGCTGGGCAGCTATAACGATGGCTAGAGCACTAGAATTCGTTGAAGTACAGCATCCATCATACATGATCATTGATGGCTCGCTTCGTGATCAACAAAGTGCATTAGTCCGCTTACAAAATGACTCAGGCCTGTGGTCTACGGTTCTACTGAATCCGGACTCTTATGATGAACTATCGGGGTCATGCGGCATAGCTGCATCGTTACTCGTGCGTGGGAAGTTATACAATAAATACATCCAAAAATCTATTGCTGGTGTATTAAAGAATATTAAAGAAGATGGTTCCGTGATGAATGTTTCTGCTGGTACAGCCGTTATGAATAATCAAGAAGGCTATGAGAAAGTACCAGCGAAGCGCGTACAGGGATGGGGACAAGGACTTGCTTTAGTGTTTCTGGCCTCCCTTCTAGAACAACGAAATATTTCATAA
- a CDS encoding oligogalacturonate lyase family protein: MQQQKWPSERKTYKDSLSGVTVEQLTNHFAHSYHTYFTNNGWFGEDNRFLLFCSDRGNSENLYALDLTSGEMERLTDFTSYDDTSLQAAFINPLGNEAYFIANGTIQCLHLETKERSELLNLQKGWNFSNVSCTADGKRIVFAQVEDLSEQIATNLGSGYAGFEEIEKARPMSKICMLDLESGELEIILERKRWIGHVNASPTRPELISFCHEGPWDQVDHRIWVMDIHERLPKKIREGADNEYAGHEYWYADGETIGYHGYTESLDQAEGKLLGYTSYDNSFKEEFHFPYQNMHIHSNDATFIIGDGQQASAYHGETYKDCIFIWKRIGEKMEGPRILCKHRGSFHSQKVHVHPRFSPDSTYVLFTSDKDGYGNIYKVQVPEFDTLPGVPASTTI, translated from the coding sequence ATGCAACAGCAAAAATGGCCGTCAGAAAGAAAAACGTATAAGGATTCTTTAAGCGGAGTAACAGTAGAGCAATTGACCAATCATTTTGCTCACAGCTATCATACGTACTTTACGAATAATGGCTGGTTTGGAGAAGACAATCGTTTTCTATTGTTTTGTTCAGATCGTGGCAATTCTGAAAATTTATATGCTCTGGATTTAACTTCAGGCGAAATGGAACGATTGACTGATTTTACATCATATGATGATACTTCCCTTCAGGCCGCTTTTATTAATCCGCTTGGTAATGAGGCCTATTTTATCGCTAATGGTACGATACAGTGTTTACATTTAGAAACGAAGGAACGATCAGAACTTCTTAACCTGCAAAAGGGCTGGAATTTTAGCAATGTTAGCTGTACGGCGGATGGTAAAAGGATAGTATTCGCCCAAGTTGAGGATTTGAGTGAGCAAATTGCAACTAATCTGGGAAGTGGATACGCTGGATTTGAAGAAATAGAAAAAGCGAGACCGATGAGTAAAATATGTATGCTGGATCTAGAGTCTGGGGAATTAGAGATTATTTTAGAAAGAAAGCGATGGATCGGGCATGTGAATGCATCGCCAACTCGTCCAGAGCTCATTAGTTTTTGTCATGAAGGTCCTTGGGATCAAGTTGATCATAGAATATGGGTCATGGATATACATGAAAGGCTTCCAAAGAAAATACGTGAAGGTGCTGACAATGAATATGCTGGTCATGAATATTGGTATGCAGATGGAGAAACGATTGGATATCACGGGTATACGGAATCGTTAGACCAAGCAGAGGGGAAACTTCTTGGCTATACCTCATACGATAATTCTTTTAAAGAAGAATTTCATTTCCCTTATCAAAATATGCACATTCATTCTAACGACGCCACGTTTATTATTGGGGATGGACAACAGGCAAGTGCATATCATGGAGAGACATATAAAGACTGTATTTTTATTTGGAAGCGCATTGGGGAGAAGATGGAAGGACCCCGTATCCTTTGTAAACACCGCGGAAGCTTTCATTCTCAAAAGGTCCATGTTCATCCACGATTCAGCCCAGATTCCACCTATGTCTTATTTACAAGTGACAAAGATGGATACGGGAATATATATAAAGTTCAGGTGCCTGAGTTCGATACGTTACCAGGTGTTCCTGCATCCACAACTATTTAA
- a CDS encoding YesL family protein: MREGALASIFGGFMKFGEYFVLLLYLNVLWILFTALGAVALGWAPALAAVFAVIRERLMGKQTNTWKKFWSVYKELFVKANIIGFIIMLFGSVLYTNIELFTTDITWVFIAIRFVTIGVIVVASLMLLYVFPLLVHYEAPILTHVKGSLQLIIYRPFRTILLVGACILLSQFLYVFPIFIIFLGISLSAFVIMFITRFTFAAVEKRNEQLEIST, from the coding sequence ATGAGAGAAGGAGCATTAGCATCTATTTTTGGTGGGTTTATGAAATTTGGTGAGTACTTCGTTCTTTTATTGTATTTAAATGTATTATGGATACTGTTTACTGCATTGGGGGCCGTAGCACTTGGATGGGCTCCTGCTTTAGCAGCCGTGTTTGCCGTCATCCGAGAACGACTCATGGGAAAGCAGACAAACACTTGGAAGAAGTTTTGGTCCGTATATAAAGAGCTTTTTGTAAAAGCTAATATAATTGGGTTTATCATCATGTTGTTTGGGTCAGTTCTCTATACAAATATTGAACTTTTTACAACGGATATTACATGGGTATTCATCGCTATTCGTTTTGTAACAATTGGGGTTATCGTTGTAGCTTCTCTCATGCTTCTATATGTATTTCCGCTTTTAGTACACTATGAGGCTCCGATCCTGACGCATGTAAAAGGATCGTTACAGCTTATTATTTATCGGCCGTTCCGAACGATCCTACTAGTAGGCGCATGTATTCTGTTGTCACAATTTCTATACGTATTTCCAATATTCATTATATTTCTTGGGATAAGCTTGTCAGCGTTTGTTATTATGTTCATTACGCGTTTTACATTTGCTGCTGTAGAAAAACGAAATGAACAATTAGAAATAAGTACCTAG
- a CDS encoding extracellular solute-binding protein, with product MKRYKKKVLLPVAGMVVVAGLAACGGNNDESANASNNGTNSNGDLSEERMSVRIMAPSFAPDPVGNDSPALQAIEDYTNMDIELQFVANANYEDRFNVTLASGDLPEIIVAYKDASFISAAEDGAFWDVTDYLDDYENLSGANEVVLNNASINGRQYGIYRSRPLGRNAATINTQWLENLGLEMPTTIEEFHEVLRAFTYDDPNQSGQDDTYGMVVSEWEGPWDQMQVWFGTPNEWGENENGELEPDFMSDEYRDALAFFREMYEEGLVNEDFAIMDSGEWFDPFVSQQAGMVVDVADQANRLQNQITDDYSDDEIIVDVFGGVEGPNGLQIKPTTGYHGVLAISTTSVETEEELRRVLQFLNDLSDEEPQNLSYNGVEGVHHEVNEDGTVDITSQSEGGDLFDREVRDLNQFQVAIPEEKFKLPPQSALQQRADEVMEENMEYVVPNPAEPLVSNTYRERGSQLDNIIDDARIQYIVGQIDESGLDEAVERWLNSGGTEYMQEINEAYQEAQAAQ from the coding sequence ATGAAGCGTTATAAGAAAAAGGTTCTTTTACCTGTAGCGGGTATGGTAGTAGTTGCTGGACTTGCCGCGTGTGGTGGTAATAATGATGAAAGTGCTAACGCAAGTAACAATGGAACAAATTCAAATGGTGATCTGTCAGAAGAGAGGATGTCGGTTAGAATTATGGCGCCTTCCTTTGCACCCGATCCGGTTGGCAATGATAGCCCAGCCCTTCAAGCAATTGAGGATTACACAAATATGGATATAGAGCTACAATTCGTTGCAAATGCAAACTACGAAGATCGATTTAATGTCACACTTGCATCAGGGGATTTACCTGAAATCATCGTTGCTTATAAGGATGCCTCTTTTATTAGTGCAGCTGAGGACGGTGCATTTTGGGATGTAACCGATTATCTTGATGACTATGAGAATCTGAGCGGTGCCAACGAGGTTGTTTTAAATAACGCAAGTATTAATGGACGCCAATATGGTATTTATCGATCTCGTCCTTTAGGGCGTAACGCTGCTACGATTAATACTCAGTGGCTAGAGAATCTTGGTTTGGAAATGCCAACAACTATTGAAGAATTCCACGAGGTTCTTCGGGCCTTTACTTATGATGATCCAAACCAGTCCGGTCAAGACGATACCTATGGCATGGTTGTCTCTGAGTGGGAAGGCCCTTGGGACCAAATGCAAGTCTGGTTTGGTACACCTAATGAATGGGGCGAAAATGAGAATGGAGAACTCGAACCAGACTTTATGTCAGACGAATATCGTGATGCGTTAGCGTTTTTCAGAGAAATGTATGAAGAAGGGTTAGTCAATGAAGACTTTGCAATCATGGACTCTGGCGAATGGTTTGATCCGTTTGTGAGCCAACAGGCAGGAATGGTAGTCGATGTAGCTGACCAAGCAAATCGCTTACAGAACCAAATTACAGATGACTATTCAGATGATGAAATAATTGTTGATGTATTTGGTGGCGTTGAAGGACCAAACGGACTTCAAATTAAACCGACAACTGGCTATCATGGTGTGCTTGCTATTTCGACTACCTCAGTCGAAACCGAAGAGGAGCTTCGCCGAGTTCTCCAATTCTTAAATGATCTAAGCGATGAGGAGCCTCAGAATCTTTCCTACAATGGGGTAGAAGGCGTGCACCACGAGGTTAACGAAGATGGTACAGTCGACATCACTTCGCAAAGTGAGGGCGGAGACCTGTTTGATCGTGAGGTTCGTGACCTTAACCAGTTCCAAGTAGCAATTCCAGAAGAAAAATTCAAATTACCTCCACAGTCAGCTCTTCAGCAGAGAGCGGATGAAGTAATGGAGGAGAATATGGAGTATGTTGTTCCAAACCCAGCTGAACCACTTGTATCAAATACGTATAGAGAGCGTGGGTCTCAATTAGATAACATCATTGATGATGCTCGTATCCAATATATCGTCGGTCAAATTGACGAGAGTGGATTAGATGAAGCTGTGGAAAGATGGTTAAATTCCGGAGGAACAGAATATATGCAGGAAATTAATGAAGCCTATCAGGAGGCTCAGGCAGCACAGTAA
- a CDS encoding ABC transporter permease: MAKNTTQALETNKISFWDKMKRDRWLYFLVLPGLIWFIVFKYVPMWGTLIAFQNYSPFLGFWGSEWVGFDHFERLFQNPDFFRVLRNTLILAFYETIFVFPAPIILALMLNEIRMTGYKRTIQTLVYMPNFLSWVIIASLTFVFFTTNGGVVNMIIEYFTGSTVNFLGDPNWFRTMIIGQQIWKDAGFGTIIFLAALTSVSKEQYEAAIVDGAGRFRRMWHVTLPAIRHVIIILLILRMGNFLDQGFQQIYLMTNALNRQVAEVFDVYIYFTGITQGAFSHSTAVGLFKGVVGIVLILGTRYIAKRLNQETLF, translated from the coding sequence ATGGCTAAGAATACCACTCAAGCACTGGAAACGAACAAAATATCGTTCTGGGATAAAATGAAACGGGATCGGTGGCTTTATTTCCTCGTGCTACCTGGTCTAATTTGGTTCATCGTATTTAAGTACGTGCCAATGTGGGGGACATTGATAGCATTTCAAAACTACTCACCCTTTTTAGGATTTTGGGGGAGTGAATGGGTTGGATTCGATCACTTTGAGAGACTGTTTCAAAACCCGGATTTTTTCAGAGTACTTCGTAACACATTAATTCTAGCCTTTTATGAAACAATTTTTGTCTTTCCTGCACCCATTATACTTGCTCTAATGCTAAATGAGATTCGCATGACTGGCTACAAGCGAACGATTCAAACGCTAGTGTATATGCCGAACTTCTTGTCTTGGGTTATTATTGCAAGTCTAACGTTTGTTTTCTTCACAACAAATGGTGGCGTTGTTAACATGATCATTGAATACTTTACTGGTTCTACCGTTAACTTTTTGGGAGATCCAAATTGGTTTAGAACGATGATCATTGGTCAACAAATTTGGAAGGATGCGGGTTTTGGTACAATAATATTTTTAGCAGCATTAACAAGTGTTAGTAAAGAACAATACGAGGCAGCGATTGTGGATGGTGCTGGACGATTTCGTCGTATGTGGCATGTAACCTTACCGGCGATCCGCCACGTCATTATTATTTTGTTAATTCTCCGTATGGGTAACTTCCTTGATCAGGGCTTCCAGCAAATTTATCTAATGACAAACGCTTTGAACCGGCAAGTGGCAGAGGTCTTTGATGTGTACATCTACTTTACTGGTATCACACAAGGCGCGTTTAGTCACAGTACAGCAGTCGGCTTATTCAAAGGTGTCGTTGGAATTGTTCTTATCCTTGGTACACGCTATATTGCCAAGAGATTGAATCAGGAAACGTTATTTTAA
- a CDS encoding carbohydrate ABC transporter permease, whose protein sequence is MKQHNTPMGRVFDVFNYIFLGIIGLAMVLPFMYVIAGSLATEAELAARPFFILPETITFAAYEYIFSTTTFLRSIGVSILVTVGGTITSLALTLTMGYALSKTRIIGHTVMIYLVIFTIIFQGGMVPTYLLIRDLGLLDSLWALILPIAMNPMWLIIVISFFRTLPVELEESAKLDGATDMGVFLKIALPLSKPIIATFTLFYAVQYWGDYFNALLYITDNAKYPVMLLLQNIMTMADVRFGEVDQLVEQPDQSLTLAVIVVATIPIMFVYPFLQKYFAKGMLLGSVKG, encoded by the coding sequence ATGAAACAGCACAATACACCTATGGGAAGAGTGTTTGACGTATTTAACTATATATTTCTTGGTATTATTGGTCTGGCGATGGTCCTTCCGTTTATGTATGTCATTGCCGGTTCACTAGCTACAGAGGCAGAATTAGCTGCACGACCATTCTTTATTTTGCCAGAAACAATTACTTTTGCAGCCTATGAGTATATCTTCTCGACCACTACCTTTTTAAGAAGTATTGGAGTATCCATACTAGTAACAGTTGGAGGCACAATTACGAGTCTTGCGTTAACGTTAACGATGGGGTATGCCTTATCCAAAACAAGGATAATTGGACATACGGTAATGATTTATCTCGTTATTTTCACGATTATTTTCCAAGGTGGTATGGTGCCTACGTACTTACTTATTAGAGATCTTGGTTTACTTGATTCGCTCTGGGCATTAATCCTGCCTATTGCGATGAACCCAATGTGGCTCATTATCGTCATCTCATTCTTCCGTACACTTCCAGTTGAATTAGAGGAGTCTGCCAAGCTTGATGGTGCAACGGATATGGGAGTTTTCCTAAAAATTGCATTGCCACTATCAAAACCGATTATTGCAACATTTACCCTCTTTTATGCCGTTCAATATTGGGGAGATTATTTTAACGCATTACTCTATATAACTGACAATGCAAAATATCCGGTTATGCTTTTATTACAAAATATTATGACGATGGCAGATGTTCGGTTTGGAGAAGTCGATCAGTTAGTTGAACAGCCAGATCAATCTTTAACGCTGGCTGTCATCGTAGTAGCGACTATTCCAATTATGTTTGTATATCCTTTCTTGCAAAAATATTTTGCGAAGGGAATGCTTCTCGGTTCTGTTAAAGGATAG
- a CDS encoding helix-turn-helix domain-containing protein codes for MLGILANWMKGTKDNWRSRYYRKSFIIILFISAIPGIIVGSAIYFIGVKEVENQLQNLHRTQIDTRAQHINEQLDALENALSYWAFEPRFSTDIVDVNFTFDFLETRDIVRTLQTLEGSNPLVRNVELFMDTDRGPVLFRPSFTLVENQELVEWYRGYADSPRYIDWQTESPEGIDSNYYSLMLMHSVPGVSRNPYGALVVHLDVNALMRHLETLAPYEFGATILLNGNGEVLLSSNETELEYFIEDLTIEVARLAEGETSFQYEAGDEVYTVSTGSMARLSDEWTYVSAAPISSITSPILFISQIVLAGSAGIVIIAFIFTWLASRNIFKPIRRLSKKLSDEGHNHAPMNELEIIEERWETLTNERVSLQNKLSEQEPQLRENFLHQLTKGYLYDSTEESLRKRMSNFGWEVEEAVFIVIDLQLTGLYDSTTIDDQDETVAIFSSMNIVQTTADDYFSDITLMNHYDLSLSVFICVSRKEYNHHVVIHFSHDVMEKINDLTEMKVTLTISGITDEVKQIPTLFEDVSHGKRYRKFENKNQLIDLNNEEHNRVQEKRIYYPFETEKEIIQSVRKGDLEDTELLLEKFVNEMTVKGVSEMQILPGMIQLYGKIQHEILHTGIHPEHLFTGRNLLEELQHIREDRQMIDWMMNEVIRPFIRVMEGKLNLETKRNVEEVVLYIHEHYHEDISLESCAEKIGVNPYTLSKSFKKIQGINFIDYLTDLRMDEAKRLLADTNMKINDIAEQVGYRHTYFNRIFKKHYGMPPGQYRKMNRKND; via the coding sequence ATGCTCGGAATTTTAGCTAACTGGATGAAAGGGACTAAGGATAATTGGCGTAGTAGGTATTATCGAAAAAGCTTTATTATTATTTTATTTATATCTGCTATTCCCGGGATTATTGTGGGCTCAGCCATCTATTTTATTGGAGTCAAGGAAGTCGAAAATCAGCTTCAGAACCTTCATAGAACTCAAATCGATACAAGGGCTCAGCATATAAATGAACAACTAGATGCTCTGGAGAATGCGCTGTCTTACTGGGCATTTGAACCGAGGTTTAGTACGGATATTGTCGACGTGAATTTTACTTTTGATTTCTTAGAGACGAGAGACATTGTTCGGACTCTTCAAACGTTGGAGGGGAGTAATCCACTTGTCAGAAATGTCGAATTATTTATGGATACAGATAGAGGTCCAGTATTGTTCCGACCGAGCTTTACATTAGTAGAGAATCAAGAATTAGTCGAGTGGTACCGAGGCTACGCAGATAGCCCACGCTATATCGATTGGCAGACCGAGTCTCCCGAAGGAATAGATTCCAACTACTATTCATTGATGCTCATGCATAGTGTACCGGGGGTCAGTAGAAATCCTTACGGCGCATTAGTCGTTCATTTAGATGTAAACGCTTTAATGAGACACCTTGAAACGTTGGCTCCATATGAATTTGGGGCAACCATTCTGCTCAATGGCAATGGAGAAGTGTTGTTATCTTCTAATGAGACCGAATTGGAGTATTTTATAGAGGACCTCACTATTGAAGTAGCCCGACTAGCTGAAGGGGAAACGTCCTTTCAATACGAGGCAGGGGACGAAGTGTATACGGTTTCAACTGGGTCAATGGCTCGTTTATCAGACGAGTGGACGTACGTGTCGGCAGCTCCCATTTCTTCTATCACTTCCCCAATTCTATTTATTTCTCAAATTGTATTAGCTGGTAGCGCAGGTATTGTAATTATTGCTTTTATCTTTACGTGGCTTGCATCCCGCAATATTTTTAAACCTATTCGCAGACTTTCCAAAAAGCTGTCTGATGAAGGGCACAATCACGCTCCGATGAATGAATTAGAGATTATCGAGGAGCGATGGGAAACATTAACGAATGAACGCGTCTCTCTTCAAAATAAACTCTCGGAACAGGAGCCCCAGCTTCGAGAGAACTTTCTGCACCAATTAACAAAAGGCTACCTATACGATAGTACAGAGGAAAGCTTGAGGAAAAGAATGAGTAATTTTGGCTGGGAGGTAGAGGAGGCAGTTTTTATTGTTATAGACCTCCAGTTAACCGGTCTTTATGATTCTACTACAATTGATGACCAGGATGAAACAGTGGCGATATTTAGCTCTATGAATATAGTTCAGACGACAGCGGACGACTATTTTTCAGATATTACCCTGATGAATCACTATGACCTATCTTTAAGTGTGTTTATTTGCGTAAGTCGTAAAGAGTACAATCATCATGTAGTCATCCATTTTAGTCATGATGTCATGGAAAAAATTAATGATTTAACAGAGATGAAAGTAACGCTTACAATAAGCGGAATAACCGATGAGGTAAAGCAGATCCCAACGTTATTTGAAGATGTTAGTCATGGTAAGCGGTATAGAAAATTCGAAAACAAAAATCAGCTGATTGACTTAAATAATGAAGAACATAATCGCGTTCAGGAAAAGCGAATCTACTATCCTTTCGAAACAGAAAAAGAAATTATTCAGTCTGTACGTAAAGGTGATCTCGAGGATACAGAGCTATTACTGGAGAAATTCGTTAACGAAATGACTGTAAAAGGTGTCAGTGAAATGCAGATACTTCCAGGGATGATTCAGCTATATGGAAAGATCCAACACGAGATTTTGCATACAGGTATTCATCCAGAGCACTTATTCACTGGAAGAAATCTTTTAGAGGAATTGCAGCATATCCGAGAAGATCGCCAAATGATCGATTGGATGATGAACGAAGTCATTCGACCATTTATCCGAGTAATGGAAGGGAAACTTAATTTAGAAACAAAACGTAACGTGGAGGAAGTTGTTCTATATATTCATGAGCACTATCATGAGGATATTTCTTTAGAGTCGTGTGCGGAGAAGATTGGGGTGAACCCCTACACGTTAAGTAAATCCTTTAAAAAGATTCAGGGGATTAATTTTATTGATTATTTAACGGATCTAAGAATGGACGAGGCCAAACGTTTGTTAGCAGACACGAATATGAAAATTAATGATATTGCAGAACAGGTTGGCTATCGTCATACGTATTTTAATCGTATTTTCAAAAAACACTATGGGATGCCGCCAGGCCAATACAGAAAAATGAACAGAAAGAATGATTGA